One genomic segment of Acidobacteriota bacterium includes these proteins:
- a CDS encoding glycosyltransferase family 2 protein has protein sequence MLTATFNAAGFIETTLASALRQTFDDFELVIIDDGSSDGTVEVVARLMAADARIRLIRQMNRGPSATRNRAILESRGELIAFLDHDDLWLPDKLARQVALIDAPRGGRGVVLLGRDRCEAPMPGLAPWRRRQRRRGRRDDRVGHGLWRQRGAHAS, from the coding sequence GTGTTGACGGCCACATTCAACGCGGCCGGCTTCATCGAGACCACGCTGGCCAGCGCGCTTCGCCAGACATTCGACGATTTCGAGCTTGTGATCATCGACGACGGGTCGAGTGACGGCACGGTTGAGGTCGTCGCGCGCCTCATGGCGGCCGACGCCCGCATCCGGCTCATTCGCCAGATGAACCGAGGGCCGAGCGCGACACGTAACCGGGCGATTCTCGAATCCCGTGGCGAGCTGATCGCGTTTCTCGACCACGACGATCTCTGGCTGCCCGACAAGCTCGCTCGGCAGGTGGCGCTTATTGACGCGCCCCGAGGTGGGCGTGGTGTCGTGTTACTCGGCCGTGATCGATGCGAGGCACCGATGCCTGGGCTGGCGCCTTGGCGGCGACGTCAACGGCGACGTGGCCGACGAGATGATCGAGTGGGACATGGTCTCTGGCGGCAGCGTGGCGCTCATGCGTCGTGA
- a CDS encoding molybdopterin-dependent oxidoreductase produces the protein MDILADAGCYASSSKAVMANAISQACGPYAIAAVRVTGVPCSPTIRTGAFRGFGVNQVTFAMEQQVKQAATPGMAPDAIRRRNFVREGDVWPRARRCLPAQDSI, from the coding sequence ATTGACATACTGGCGGATGCCGGGTGTTACGCCAGTTCGTCGAAGGCAGTGATGGCCAATGCCATCTCGCAGGCCTGCGGGCCATACGCGATTGCGGCCGTGCGAGTGACTGGCGTGCCGTGTTCACCAACAATCCGCACCGGTGCCTTCCGCGGGTTTGGCGTGAACCAGGTGACGTTTGCCATGGAGCAGCAGGTCAAACAAGCCGCCACGCCGGGAATGGCGCCCGATGCCATCCGGCGCCGCAACTTCGTGCGTGAAGGGGACGTCTGGCCACGGGCCCGAAGGTGTTTGCCCGCACAGGACTCGATCTGA
- a CDS encoding FAD binding domain-containing protein, with the protein MDTVRPRIVDIKGVTDATGVCPIWAPTCVSARSSRPTNCRPTPWCAGTRASGEAAAQTSAPALRRRATVGGNITTPHAAGDITTALLALDAMVVVADRQSCDHSPLADFMSAQAAGGRSSGWWWRCTCPRVQAQRV; encoded by the coding sequence ATGGACACGGTTCGTCCGCGGATCGTGGACATCAAAGGCGTCACCGACGCCACTGGTGTGTGTCCGATCTGGGCACCCACCTGCGTATCGGCGCGCTCGTCACGGCCCACGAACTGTCGTCCAACCCCTTGGTGCGCCGGCACGCGCGCGTCTGGCGAGGCGGCCGCGCAGACCTCCGCACCGGCCCTGCGGCGACGCGCCACGGTGGGTGGCAACATCACCACGCCGCATGCCGCCGGAGACATCACGACGGCGCTGCTGGCACTCGATGCCATGGTGGTGGTTGCGGACCGCCAGTCGTGCGACCACTCCCCGCTGGCAGACTTCATGAGCGCGCAGGCCGCCGGTGGCCGCTCCAGCGGTTGGTGGTGGCGGTGCACGTGCCCAAGAGTGCAGGCACAGCGCGTTTGA
- a CDS encoding cytochrome P450, which translates to MARASAGTGVPPRRHIQRSVFDLGASVLRNRSRERGTRSIEDALQGHRHPESLERVRPPDSECGGGDRRDRARTHSRRAFARRWRWQFPGGAGPQQPRFRGRPDDRGNLAYILHTTWADVSGLLQWIARMLTDHGQWADRLRLPAHADSAHEGGALSLSTRVVMETLRLEQSEYLYRATTSDVSHGGMVIPKGWLVRLCVRESHQDPAVFEHAQTFDPDRFLHRSFARREYAPFGAGLRHACLGEELTKTVGGIFAEELARGATGNPLPMALPNTARGVIGDRRRHGALSSRLVVEAREPRCPGAVATGQRVDGHIQRGRLHRDHAGQRASPDIRRFRACDHRRRVE; encoded by the coding sequence ATGGCACGCGCGTCTGCCGGCACCGGCGTGCCGCCTCGCCGCCATATCCAGCGCAGTGTTTTCGATCTGGGTGCGTCTGTTCTTCGGAATCGATCCCGCGAGCGCGGAACGCGCTCGATTGAAGACGCTCTACAGGGTCATCGACATCCGGAATCCCTCGAGCGCGTCCGACCGCCAGATTCGGAGTGCGGTGGCGGAGATCGTCGCGATCGCGCGCGCACACACAGCCGACGGGCATTCGCCAGGCGCTGGCGCTGGCAGTTTCCTGGAGGCGCTGGCCCGCAGCAGCCCCGCTTCCGTGGACGACCCGACGATCGCGGAAACCTCGCATACATCCTGCACACCACGTGGGCTGACGTGTCGGGCCTGCTCCAGTGGATCGCGCGGATGCTGACCGACCACGGCCAGTGGGCCGACCGGCTTCGGCTGCCGGCGCACGCCGATTCCGCCCACGAGGGCGGCGCGCTGTCCTTGTCCACGCGGGTTGTGATGGAGACGCTGCGGCTCGAGCAGAGCGAGTACCTGTACCGCGCGACCACCAGCGACGTTTCGCACGGCGGCATGGTCATCCCGAAAGGCTGGCTCGTACGGCTCTGCGTACGCGAGAGTCACCAGGACCCTGCGGTGTTTGAGCATGCGCAGACCTTCGACCCCGATCGGTTTCTGCACCGGTCGTTTGCGCGCCGCGAATATGCGCCGTTTGGCGCGGGCCTGCGCCATGCGTGTCTCGGCGAGGAACTGACAAAGACGGTCGGTGGCATCTTCGCCGAGGAACTCGCGCGCGGGGCCACTGGCAATCCGTTGCCGATGGCCCTGCCGAACACAGCGCGTGGCGTCATTGGCGACCGTCGTCGGCATGGCGCATTGTCCTCACGCCTCGTGGTGGAAGCGCGTGAGCCGCGCTGCCCTGGCGCAGTCGCCACGGGTCAGCGTGTTGACGGCCACATTCAACGCGGCCGGCTTCATCGAGACCACGCTGGCCAGCGCGCTTCGCCAGACATTCGACGATTTCGAGCTTGTGATCATCGACGACGGGTCGAGTGA
- a CDS encoding molybdopterin-dependent oxidoreductase, giving the protein MQEDLRQAAEALGEPVDGLRIVQQVIGGAFGAREDISLQILLLLAAVAGAPVRMVWDRVGSIRGHSKRHPFHISPRARR; this is encoded by the coding sequence ATGCAGGAGGATCTGCGCCAGGCGGCCGAGGCGCTCGGCGAGCCTGTCGACGGCCTCCGCATCGTCCAGCAGGTGATCGGCGGAGCGTTCGGCGCACGCGAAGATATTTCACTGCAGATTCTGCTCCTGCTGGCGGCGGTGGCGGGCGCACCGGTGCGCATGGTGTGGGATCGCGTCGGGTCGATCCGCGGCCACAGCAAACGGCATCCGTTCCACATTTCGCCACGTGCTCGGCGCTGA